ATTATATACAGAATGCGGGTTAAAATATTTAGTGATACCAAATGCGATGGTAGCTGTTAACATTAGCGGAATAAATAACTCGTAACCACCCGTAAGTTCGGCAATTAAGAAAATAGCTGTTAACGGAGCATGCAAAACGCCTGCTAATAAACCCGCCATGCCTACAAGGGTAAAGTTGCTTTCAGAAACGGGTGTATTAAATAAACCACAATTGTTAATTGTTTTAGCAAAACAATTACCCATAATACTACCCATAAATAATGTAGGTGCAAAAATACCGCCCACACCACCAGCTCCAAATGTTAAAGAACTGGCAATGATTTTGAAAATAACCAATCCAAATAGTAGTAATATAACAATCCAAATATTGGTAAGATCCATTTGCATTAAATTATTTTCCAATGCCTTTTCAGCATTACCAACAAGGAGATTATTAATAACATCAAAACCTTCACCGTAAAGTGGTGGAATAAAGTAAATTAGAAAACCTAAACCGATTCCGCCAATAATTAAACGTTTTATAGGAGAATTAATTTTGTCAAAAAACGTATGAATCTTATCATATACCTGAGTAAAATAAAGAGAGATTATTGCCGCAAAAACGCCTAAAATAATATAGAAAGGCACATCAGAAATAATAAATTTATCTTCAATTTTAAATGGTAATAAAACGTCGTCCCCAAAGAAAAAATAAGAGGTTAAAATAGCGGAAAGTGATGCTAATAAAAGCGGTAGCATAGATGCAATAGTCAGGTCCAAACTAAATACTTCAATAGCAAAAATGATTGCCGCAATTGGTGCTTTAAATATGGCAGACATAGCACCTGCTGCAGCACAGCCAATTAAAAGTGTTCGGGAAGTTTGATTTAAGTGGAACATTCTCGCAATGTTAGAGCCTATGGCGGCTCCAGTTGCTACTGTTGGTCCTTCCAGTCCTACTGAACCTCCAAAACCAACGGTAAGAGGCGCTGTTAAAATTGAACCAAACATTTGATACCGTTTCATGATTCCTTTTCGCTTTGAAATGGCATAAAGCGTAGAGGGAATGCCATGACTTACTTTATTTCTAATAACATATTTAATGGTTAAATAGACTAGCGTGAGCCCTATAATTGGAAATAAAAAATAAAATGCATGGTGATAGTATTTAATTAGATTTCCTTCTAATAAGTGTTGAATGAAGTGTGTTAAGTTTTTTAATACAACAGCTCCAACTCCCGATGTAAAACCAATTATTATACTAAGAATATATACAAATTGTTTGTGAGAGATATGTTTTGCTCTCCAGATGAGAATTTGTTTTAATATGGTTTGTTTGGGCATAATTAAAGCTGCAAAAAATCCTGCAAAAAGCAGGATTTTTTTATGGTTTTAGATTAAGTTTTAGGCTTAACTCCGTTAATTGAGCAGCATCAATAGGTGCTGGGGCATCAATCATAACATCGCGACCTGCATTGTTTTTTGGGAAGGCGATAAAATCGCGAATAGTTTCTTGTCCGCCAAGAATAGCAACAAGTCTATCTAACCCAAAAGCTAACCCACCGTGTGGTGGGGCGCCATATTGAAAGGCATCCATTAAAAAGCCAAATTGTGCTTTTGCTTCTTCGGGAGTAAACCCTAAATAATCAAACATTAAGGATTGCGTTTCTTTATCGTGAATACGAATAGAACCTCCACCAATTTCGTTTCCATTCAATACCAAATCGTAAGCATTGGCTTTTACTTCACCTGGGTTTGTTTTTAATAATTCTAATTGACCCGGTTTTGGTGATGTAAATGGGTGGTGCATGGCGTGGTAACGGCCTGTATCTTCATCCCATTCTAAAAGAGGGAAATCCATCACCCAAAGTGGTGCAAATTTCTTAGGGTTTCTAAGTC
The genomic region above belongs to Mariniflexile litorale and contains:
- a CDS encoding chloride channel protein gives rise to the protein MPKQTILKQILIWRAKHISHKQFVYILSIIIGFTSGVGAVVLKNLTHFIQHLLEGNLIKYYHHAFYFLFPIIGLTLVYLTIKYVIRNKVSHGIPSTLYAISKRKGIMKRYQMFGSILTAPLTVGFGGSVGLEGPTVATGAAIGSNIARMFHLNQTSRTLLIGCAAAGAMSAIFKAPIAAIIFAIEVFSLDLTIASMLPLLLASLSAILTSYFFFGDDVLLPFKIEDKFIISDVPFYIILGVFAAIISLYFTQVYDKIHTFFDKINSPIKRLIIGGIGLGFLIYFIPPLYGEGFDVINNLLVGNAEKALENNLMQMDLTNIWIVILLLFGLVIFKIIASSLTFGAGGVGGIFAPTLFMGSIMGNCFAKTINNCGLFNTPVSESNFTLVGMAGLLAGVLHAPLTAIFLIAELTGGYELFIPLMLTATIAFGITKYFNPHSVYNMQLGRKGELITHDKDHAVLTLMDIDKVIETNFISISPKMNLGDIVHQAIVKSNRNIFPVVSEKNRKLLGVILLDDLRPIMFDQTLYKDVTATDIMQPAPEIIELEKDKMTDIMQKFQDSSAWNLPVIKDGMYFGFISKSKLLTAYRRQLINHTKEN